The following is a genomic window from Crossiella equi.
ATCGACCGCGAGCGGCTGTACAGCCCGATCGAGGCCGCCGAGCTCGCCAAGGAGACCTCCAAGGTCAAGCTGGACGCGACCGTCGAGGTCGCGATCCGCCTGGGCGTCGACCCCCGCAAGGCCGACCAGATGGTCCGCGGCACCGTGAACCTGCCGCACGGCACCGGCAAGACCGCCCGCGTCATCGTCTTCGCCGTCGGCGACAAGGCCGCTGAGGCCGAAGCCGCCGGCGCCGACGCGGTCGGCTCCGACGACTTGATCGAGCGCATCCAGGGCGGCTGGCTCGACTTCGACGCGGCGATTGCCACCCCGGACCAGATGGCCAAGGTCGGTCGCATCGCCCGCATCCTCGGCCCGCGCGGCCTGATGCCGAACCCGAAGACCGGCACCGTGACCCCCGATGTCACCAAGGCCGTGAACGACATCAAGGGCGGCAAGATCAACTTCCGCGTCGACAAGCAGGCCAACCTGCACCTGGTGATCGGCAAGGCCTCCTTCGACAAGGAGAAGCTGGTCGAGAACTACGCGGCCGCGCTGGACGAGATCCTCCGCGCCAAGCCCTCCGCCGCGAAGGGCCGCTACGTCAAGAAGGTCACCTTCAGCACCACCATGGGCCCCGGCATCCCGGTGGACCCGGCCCGCACCCGCAACCTGCTCTCGGTTGACGAGTCCGCGGTCTGACCTGAGCACCACACCCGAAGGGGCGCCCTCCACTCGCGGAGAGCGCCCCTTCGGCGTTGCTGGCCTCAGCCGGTGAGGCAGTCGGCGGGTTCCTTCTCGTGTCCGGTGATTAGCCAGCCCCCGTCGGCCTGCTTCTGCAGGATGAACAGGCCGAGCCTGGGGCCGCCGGTCAGCTCGAGCCGACAGGAGCTGACCTCGGAGTTGTCCCCGCTGGTGAGCGCCTGGTCGCTGGTGATCCGCACGTTCTTGTAGGCGGTCTTGTTGGTGACCTGCTTGGCCAGGTCAGCCAGGGCGGTGAGGCAGTCCTGGGCGCCGAGGTTGGCCGCGAACTTCGTGGCCGCCTCCGGGCTGAACGCGGTGCAGCCACGCCGGGCGTCCTCGTTGGACACCGCCGCGAACACCACGCGCACCTGGTCCTGGGGGGTGGTGCTGGTGCGGGGCAGCACCTGGGTCGCGTTCCCGTTGCCGTCCGTGCCGCCACCGCCGCGCAGCGGGCTGCTGTCGCAGCTGAAGAAGTAGAAGTAGGCGACGACCAGCACCGCCGCGATGACGCCGTACTTGATCAGCCTGGTGCGCCACGTCCGCTGCTTCGGCAGGCGTTTCTCCAGGCGTTCGACAATGCGGTCCTCGATCTTCCGCAGTTCCAGCTCCCGCTTGTCGCCGGAGCCCGGTTCGTCCCGTCGGTCCACCACTACCTCCTGTCCGCACACATGGTGCCGTCTCCGTCACACCGGGCGCGTGGAGGTGCCCTCGATTTGGAGTGGCGCGGGGCCGTCCCGTACTCTTTCCCCAGTTCCACCGAAGACCGCTGGTCTTTTCCCTCCTGGCTCGTCCGGGTGGGAGAACGAAGGCCCCGTGACACGCAGGGCGGCCCGCGCAGGAGGACGAGGTTGTTGGTCAGTTTTCGCGCGGGTCTCCGCGCGCTCTGCTACGCCCCGTGCCTTTGCGCCGGGGCGTTCGTCGTTTCCGGGCCTCCCATTTCACGAAGCTTGGAGAGGAGGCGACCA
Proteins encoded in this region:
- the rplA gene encoding 50S ribosomal protein L1, translated to MKRSKAYRQAAELIDRERLYSPIEAAELAKETSKVKLDATVEVAIRLGVDPRKADQMVRGTVNLPHGTGKTARVIVFAVGDKAAEAEAAGADAVGSDDLIERIQGGWLDFDAAIATPDQMAKVGRIARILGPRGLMPNPKTGTVTPDVTKAVNDIKGGKINFRVDKQANLHLVIGKASFDKEKLVENYAAALDEILRAKPSAAKGRYVKKVTFSTTMGPGIPVDPARTRNLLSVDESAV